The Lentzea guizhouensis genome contains a region encoding:
- a CDS encoding GntR family transcriptional regulator: MSAIPRYFQAKTKLLDLLAELPDGTPFPPERELAELFGMSRTTVRKALDELVLEGKLIRRTGRQGTAVAPRRQLHRVSLDTLVNDLAPRESVVVRTVGGQDVVNVEALLVRGDEPIGVRSAYLRAARFPGFAESYDRGVPLRRFLAEQYRVRFGDLHPWCTTALATPRVAGLLGVRPATPLLSVAWMAYDLRGVPVERSWVLLRSDRAQLTMHVPRTDHAVRRSSA; this comes from the coding sequence GTGTCCGCCATCCCTCGCTACTTCCAGGCCAAGACCAAGCTGCTCGACCTGCTGGCCGAGCTGCCGGACGGCACACCGTTCCCGCCGGAACGCGAACTGGCCGAGCTGTTCGGGATGTCGCGCACGACGGTCCGCAAGGCGCTGGACGAACTGGTGCTGGAGGGCAAGCTCATCCGCAGGACCGGCCGGCAGGGCACCGCGGTCGCGCCACGCCGGCAGCTGCACCGGGTGAGCCTGGACACGCTGGTCAACGACCTCGCGCCCCGTGAGTCGGTGGTGGTGCGGACGGTCGGCGGGCAGGACGTGGTGAACGTCGAGGCGCTGCTGGTCCGCGGCGACGAGCCGATCGGGGTGCGGTCGGCCTACCTGCGGGCCGCGCGGTTCCCGGGGTTCGCGGAGAGCTACGACCGCGGGGTGCCGTTGCGCCGGTTCCTCGCCGAGCAGTACCGGGTGCGGTTCGGCGACCTGCACCCGTGGTGCACGACCGCTCTCGCCACACCGCGCGTGGCCGGTCTTCTGGGCGTGCGACCCGCGACACCGTTGCTGTCGGTCGCATGGATGGCCTACGACCTGCGTGGTGTGCCCGTCGAACGGTCATGGGTCTTGCTGCGCAGCGACCGTGCGCAACTCACGATGCACGTGCCACGCACAGACCACGCTGTGCGCCGTTCGAGTGCTTGA
- a CDS encoding tetratricopeptide repeat protein translates to MKKGDAAGVEDMRQAVAERRAAGVSASLCLFNMGTAYAMLGDARARRAVRAEARVSALRHGDEYTLARLESSRYVELFWEGDYDGALANLDESIAAAPGEPYHHAIRGRIGLLTGDLDRARADVARALELARRKGHPGELQHPLVLTARIALLDGLPADAWVDELLTVLPGEQITGPIGAGLPIVLAATGHGPESLAGVSWSRWRDAAVAHLSGDRLTAVRLYEEIGSVPDVLDAR, encoded by the coding sequence GTGAAGAAGGGGGACGCGGCGGGGGTCGAGGACATGCGGCAGGCCGTGGCCGAACGACGTGCCGCCGGTGTCTCCGCGAGCCTGTGCCTGTTCAACATGGGCACCGCGTACGCGATGCTGGGCGACGCGCGCGCACGACGGGCCGTGCGAGCCGAGGCACGGGTGTCGGCGCTGCGGCACGGTGACGAGTACACGCTCGCGCGCCTGGAGTCGTCGCGGTACGTCGAGCTGTTCTGGGAAGGCGACTACGACGGCGCGCTGGCGAACCTCGACGAGTCGATCGCGGCGGCCCCAGGAGAGCCGTACCACCACGCCATCCGCGGCCGGATCGGGTTGCTGACCGGCGACCTGGACCGCGCCCGCGCCGACGTCGCCCGCGCCTTGGAGCTGGCCAGGCGCAAGGGGCACCCCGGCGAGCTGCAGCACCCGCTCGTGCTGACCGCGCGGATCGCGCTGCTCGACGGCCTGCCCGCCGACGCGTGGGTCGACGAGCTGCTGACCGTGCTGCCGGGCGAGCAGATCACCGGGCCGATCGGCGCCGGTCTGCCGATCGTGCTCGCGGCCACCGGGCACGGACCGGAGAGCCTGGCCGGGGTGTCGTGGTCGCGGTGGCGGGACGCGGCAGTCGCACACCTGTCCGGTGACCGGCTCACGGCCGTGCGGCTGTACGAGGAGATCGGCTCAGTGCCGGACGTGCTCGACGCACGGTGA
- a CDS encoding ATP-binding protein, whose product MGVIGRSSEHVDLVLPEGMLPLADVRAQVRRLLLGMHENVVVDVMVVATELVSNAYHHAAPPRRVRVLSLPEREVVRVEVEDGTPGRFPQLGRMGFLGRRQRGLLLVNGLAQVWGHNRFPEFKTVWADISTVR is encoded by the coding sequence ATGGGTGTCATTGGACGGTCCAGCGAACATGTGGACCTCGTCCTGCCGGAGGGGATGTTGCCGCTCGCGGATGTGCGCGCGCAGGTACGTCGCCTTCTTCTGGGGATGCACGAGAACGTTGTGGTCGACGTGATGGTCGTGGCCACGGAGCTCGTCAGCAACGCCTACCACCACGCAGCGCCACCGCGTCGTGTGCGGGTTTTGTCCTTGCCTGAGCGTGAGGTCGTGCGTGTCGAGGTCGAGGACGGTACGCCCGGCCGGTTCCCGCAGCTGGGGCGGATGGGGTTCCTCGGACGGCGGCAGCGCGGGTTGTTGCTGGTCAACGGACTGGCGCAGGTGTGGGGGCACAACCGGTTCCCCGAGTTCAAGACGGTGTGGGCGGACATCTCGACGGTCCGCTGA
- a CDS encoding ATP-binding protein yields the protein MGSGLAHDQAARTGEESHLPLGRQRPSLATVRRWVRLELMGEDQNCVADVLLVVNELVSNAYRYTSEPTLLRVVLAPGKIRVEIAHDAQARPPLRKVSRPQRGYGLVLVARLSDRWGVDRAHGGTVVWADLPREEK from the coding sequence TTGGGGAGCGGTTTGGCGCACGACCAGGCAGCACGAACGGGCGAGGAGTCGCATCTGCCGTTGGGCAGGCAGCGGCCTTCTCTGGCGACTGTTCGGCGCTGGGTGCGGCTGGAGCTCATGGGTGAGGACCAGAACTGCGTCGCCGACGTGTTGCTCGTGGTGAACGAGCTCGTCAGCAACGCGTACCGGTACACGTCGGAGCCGACGTTGCTGCGGGTGGTCCTCGCGCCGGGCAAGATCCGCGTGGAGATCGCCCACGACGCGCAGGCGCGGCCGCCGTTGCGCAAGGTCAGCCGGCCGCAGCGCGGGTACGGTCTGGTGCTGGTGGCCCGGTTGTCGGACCGGTGGGGTGTGGACAGAGCCCACGGCGGCACCGTTGTGTGGGCCGACCTGCCGAGGGAAGAGAAGTGA
- a CDS encoding BTAD domain-containing putative transcriptional regulator — MAVEFNVLGPLLVRVHGRELPLGGFTRRAVLGFLLLNAGRVVSISELTEALWPDGHPPTARGILLNVVSALRKAGLDLVTRKPGYLLRVEPDRVDLHRFRALLARAATAPTPQQAATLLRDALALWRGPVLADLVADGVSWPALVEVAQLREAAVEDRFDAEIACGRHREVVAELEVLVRDQPVRERVQGQLMLALYRSGRQADALAVFRQARERLAAELGIDPGRELVALEHAILTQDPALALTTHATPTVLERKKVSVLVTRLELGTGEAADERLEAGVGAVRALVEALGGVVVTTLGSTVCATFGAPASREDDAARAVRAAFEVVAEHPAAAAVCTGPALVTSGDRLEVSGTLLDAGLQLVAQAAAGEVRTCPTTDRTLTPAGDEAPFVGRSAELARLCDVFEEVARSRRPRRVTLVGEPGAGKSRLVREFAAGRRTLTGRTPPFSHNDPLAPLAEVVRSHAQVFDTDSAATAAAKIAAISTDQWLVAQLSALVGVGPQGSDVLMAWRRLVEQLAADPLVVVVEDAHWADDLLLDFLHGLPDTADDVPLLVLVTARPELLARRPAWGEVIALTALSEEDTALLLKMLMTRHDVAADLPTLLQRSAGNPLFAGECVRMLRDGVTDELPDTVQTVIGARLDSLPPLEKVVLQDAAVLGATVWPGAVAAVADRDVDEVARSLEVLRQRDFLHRRPVSNVVGEVEYAFSHVLVRDVAYDRVPRGTKAMKHFHVAQWLRALPLEHVPLLAHHFQEAVWLAEASGNPCDILGRHAREALTETGRKAMALAARATASRCYEAALAVCPPGHGDRAGLLTLLGASLSWSGGGTEELAEAVELHVAARDFAGAADASRAAWRAYRHRGEHQEAVRHLDRTLELLAVAEPDERVFAVLAQAAHALTLAGRTDQAVTAARERWPGRPARTGRSRWRRWACRG, encoded by the coding sequence ATGGCTGTCGAGTTCAACGTCCTCGGACCACTGCTGGTCAGGGTGCACGGCAGGGAGCTGCCGCTGGGCGGGTTCACCCGCCGGGCCGTGCTCGGCTTCCTGCTGCTCAACGCCGGCCGGGTGGTGTCGATCAGCGAGCTGACCGAGGCGTTGTGGCCGGACGGGCATCCTCCGACGGCGCGCGGGATCCTGTTGAACGTCGTGTCGGCGTTGCGCAAGGCGGGGCTCGACCTCGTCACCCGCAAGCCCGGCTACCTGCTGCGCGTGGAACCGGATCGTGTTGACCTGCACCGGTTCCGCGCGTTGCTGGCCCGTGCGGCCACCGCTCCGACGCCTCAGCAGGCCGCGACCCTGCTGCGCGACGCGCTGGCGTTGTGGCGCGGGCCGGTGCTCGCGGACCTCGTGGCGGACGGCGTGTCGTGGCCCGCGCTGGTGGAGGTCGCGCAGCTGCGCGAGGCGGCCGTGGAGGACCGGTTCGACGCGGAGATCGCCTGCGGGCGGCACCGCGAGGTGGTCGCGGAGCTGGAGGTGCTGGTGCGCGACCAGCCCGTGCGGGAACGGGTGCAGGGCCAGCTGATGCTCGCCCTCTACCGCTCGGGACGGCAGGCCGACGCGCTCGCGGTGTTCCGGCAGGCGCGGGAACGGCTCGCGGCCGAGCTCGGGATCGACCCCGGCCGCGAGCTGGTGGCGCTGGAACACGCCATCCTCACCCAGGACCCGGCGCTCGCCCTGACCACGCACGCCACGCCGACGGTGTTGGAGCGCAAGAAGGTCAGCGTGCTCGTCACCCGGCTGGAGCTGGGCACCGGCGAGGCGGCCGACGAGCGGCTGGAGGCCGGTGTCGGCGCGGTCCGCGCCCTGGTCGAGGCACTCGGCGGGGTCGTCGTGACGACGCTCGGGTCGACGGTGTGCGCGACGTTCGGTGCCCCGGCCAGTCGCGAGGACGACGCGGCACGGGCGGTGCGCGCGGCTTTCGAGGTCGTGGCGGAGCATCCCGCCGCGGCGGCGGTGTGCACCGGTCCGGCGCTGGTGACCTCCGGCGACCGGCTGGAGGTCAGCGGGACGTTGCTCGACGCGGGCCTCCAGCTCGTCGCGCAGGCCGCCGCCGGTGAGGTCAGGACGTGCCCGACGACGGACAGGACGTTGACGCCCGCGGGGGACGAGGCGCCGTTCGTCGGCAGGTCGGCCGAGCTGGCGCGGTTGTGCGACGTGTTCGAGGAGGTCGCCCGCTCCCGGCGGCCGCGGCGGGTGACGCTGGTGGGCGAGCCGGGTGCGGGCAAGTCGCGGCTGGTGCGGGAGTTCGCGGCCGGACGCCGGACGCTGACCGGGCGCACGCCACCGTTCAGCCACAACGACCCGCTGGCGCCGCTCGCGGAGGTCGTGCGCTCGCACGCGCAGGTGTTCGACACCGACTCCGCGGCGACGGCCGCCGCGAAGATCGCGGCGATCAGCACCGACCAGTGGCTGGTCGCGCAGCTGTCCGCGCTGGTCGGTGTCGGTCCGCAGGGCAGCGACGTGCTGATGGCGTGGCGCCGGCTGGTCGAGCAGCTCGCGGCCGACCCGCTCGTGGTGGTCGTCGAGGACGCGCACTGGGCGGACGACCTGCTGCTGGACTTCCTGCACGGTCTTCCCGACACGGCCGACGACGTGCCGTTGCTGGTGCTCGTAACGGCACGGCCGGAGCTGCTGGCCCGCCGCCCGGCGTGGGGTGAGGTCATCGCGCTCACCGCACTGTCCGAAGAGGACACGGCGCTGCTGCTGAAGATGCTGATGACCCGGCACGACGTGGCGGCCGACCTGCCGACACTGCTGCAGCGGTCGGCCGGCAACCCGTTGTTCGCCGGCGAGTGCGTGCGGATGCTGCGCGACGGCGTCACCGACGAGCTGCCGGACACGGTGCAGACGGTGATCGGCGCGCGACTGGACTCGTTGCCACCGCTGGAGAAGGTCGTGCTGCAGGACGCGGCCGTCCTCGGTGCCACGGTCTGGCCGGGAGCGGTCGCCGCGGTCGCCGACCGGGACGTCGACGAGGTCGCGAGGTCGTTGGAAGTGTTGCGGCAGCGGGACTTCCTGCACCGCAGGCCGGTCAGCAACGTCGTTGGCGAGGTGGAGTACGCGTTCAGCCACGTGCTGGTGCGCGACGTGGCCTACGACCGGGTGCCGCGCGGGACCAAGGCGATGAAGCACTTCCACGTGGCGCAGTGGTTGCGGGCGCTGCCGTTGGAGCACGTCCCCCTGCTGGCGCACCACTTCCAGGAGGCGGTCTGGCTGGCAGAGGCCTCCGGGAACCCGTGCGACATCCTCGGCCGGCACGCGCGCGAGGCGTTGACCGAGACAGGGCGCAAGGCGATGGCGCTCGCGGCACGCGCCACGGCGTCCCGTTGCTACGAGGCGGCGCTCGCCGTGTGCCCGCCCGGCCACGGCGACCGGGCGGGGTTGCTGACGTTGCTGGGCGCGAGCCTGTCCTGGAGCGGTGGCGGGACGGAGGAGCTGGCCGAGGCGGTGGAGCTGCACGTGGCCGCGCGGGACTTCGCGGGAGCGGCGGACGCGTCCAGGGCGGCATGGCGGGCGTACCGGCACCGGGGCGAGCACCAGGAGGCGGTGCGGCACCTGGACCGGACACTGGAGCTCCTCGCCGTCGCCGAACCCGACGAGCGGGTGTTCGCCGTGCTGGCACAGGCCGCGCACGCGTTGACGTTGGCGGGCCGGACCGACCAGGCGGTCACGGCGGCGCGGGAGCGCTGGCCGGGGCGACCGGCACGGACCGGGCGGTCGCGCTGGAGACGCTGGGCCTGTCGCGGGTGA
- a CDS encoding alpha/beta hydrolase family protein: MQLLLAAVLAASTLVTPQVTGPFPVGTFNAHLTDTRADPWHPDQRRELMVTVTYPARAKGEEAPFLTPAFAAATDPIISSPAFLDIPAGTVDWTGTRRQARTNAPALPGRFPTVLFSPGLQSPREFHAGAADDLASRGYVVVTVSHTYESLVVEFPGGRLVPSEVQDARPETMKKAIDARVADMRFVLGQLPRLHKGADVTRVGIAGHSYGGYTAGETMVHDRRFDAGINIDGAMEHSGEGPYAPGEIVTKGVDRPFLLFGGDLGERELSHVDTSLTRSWADFWPNQRGWKRDVHLDDGAHLGFSDLQWAVPQIDEVTPERRVELIGTITPRSSVKAQHDYVAAFFDLHLKHRGTTLFDRARHPGIRLVP, encoded by the coding sequence ATGCAACTGCTGCTGGCGGCCGTCCTCGCCGCCTCCACCCTGGTGACACCGCAGGTCACCGGCCCGTTCCCGGTGGGTACGTTCAACGCCCACCTCACCGACACACGTGCCGACCCGTGGCACCCGGACCAGCGCCGGGAGCTCATGGTCACGGTCACCTACCCGGCCCGCGCGAAGGGCGAGGAGGCACCGTTCCTGACGCCTGCCTTCGCCGCGGCCACCGACCCGATCATCTCCAGCCCCGCGTTCCTCGACATCCCGGCGGGGACCGTCGACTGGACCGGGACGCGACGCCAGGCCCGCACGAACGCACCCGCCCTCCCGGGCCGCTTCCCCACCGTGCTCTTCTCCCCCGGCCTGCAGTCGCCGCGCGAGTTCCACGCGGGCGCGGCGGACGACCTGGCCAGCCGCGGGTACGTCGTCGTGACGGTCTCGCACACCTACGAGTCGCTGGTCGTCGAGTTCCCCGGCGGACGGCTGGTGCCGAGCGAGGTCCAGGACGCGCGGCCGGAGACGATGAAGAAGGCCATCGACGCGCGGGTCGCGGACATGCGGTTCGTGCTCGGCCAACTTCCCCGGCTGCACAAGGGCGCCGACGTCACGCGCGTCGGCATCGCCGGGCATTCCTACGGCGGGTACACGGCCGGCGAGACGATGGTGCACGACCGCCGGTTCGACGCGGGCATCAACATCGACGGCGCCATGGAGCACAGCGGCGAAGGGCCTTACGCGCCCGGCGAGATCGTCACGAAGGGCGTCGACCGGCCGTTCCTGCTCTTCGGCGGCGATCTCGGTGAACGCGAGCTCTCGCACGTCGACACGAGCCTCACCAGGTCGTGGGCCGACTTCTGGCCCAACCAGCGCGGCTGGAAGCGGGACGTGCACCTCGACGACGGCGCGCACCTGGGGTTCAGCGACCTGCAGTGGGCCGTCCCGCAGATCGACGAGGTCACGCCGGAGCGGAGGGTGGAGCTGATCGGCACGATCACCCCGCGGAGCTCGGTGAAGGCGCAGCACGACTACGTGGCCGCGTTCTTCGACCTGCACCTCAAACACCGCGGCACCACGCTGTTCGACCGTGCGCGCCACCCCGGGATCCGGCTCGTTCCCTGA